One Triticum dicoccoides isolate Atlit2015 ecotype Zavitan chromosome 5B, WEW_v2.0, whole genome shotgun sequence genomic window carries:
- the LOC119312514 gene encoding actin-depolymerizing factor 3-like, producing the protein MANSVSGVAVNEECVKAFQELRAERKHRFVVYKMDDDAQQVVVDKVGALDATFDDLAAAMPADDCRYAVYDLDFVSEDSAGETPRSKIFFIHWSPESADARNKMLYASSTEGLKKELDGVQIDVQATDASELTLDILKDYTT; encoded by the exons ATG GCGAACTCTGTGTCTGGGGTGGCGGTGAACGAGGAGTGCGTGAAGGCGTTCCAGGAGCTGCGGGCGGAGCGCAAGCACCGGTTCGTGGTGTACAAGATGGACGACGACGCGCAGCAGGTGGTGGTGGACAAGGTGGGCGCGctcgacgccaccttcgacgatctGGCGGCGGCGATGCCCGCCGACGACTGCCGCTACGCCGTCTACGACCTGGACTTCGTGTCGGAGGACTCGGCCGGCGAGACCCCCCGCAGCAAGATCTTCTTCATCCACTGGTCGCCGGAGTCGGCGGACGCGAGGAACAAGATGCTGTACGCCAGCTCCACGGAGGGGCTCAAGAAGGAGCTGGACGGCGTGCAGATCGACGTGCAGGCCACCGACGCCAGCGAGCTCACGCTCGACATCCTCAAGGACTACACCACCTAA
- the LOC119306619 gene encoding uncharacterized protein LOC119306619: MLNSGMGTKPIVIIVACVLLCITNRGVHASKADASTSSCRASDLVVSTATEAGSGGKPQHFVSVINTCKCAQKNIKLASPGFNHSIDVFPASAIRRDRDGVHCTLIGGRPVGPARSVSFIYESSATFSFKPVSSTSVC, encoded by the exons ATGCTAAACAGCGGCATGGGCACCAAACCGATAGTGATCATTGTGGCATGCGTGTTACTTTGCATTACCAACAGAG GTGTTCACGCAAGCAAGGCAGATGCATCGACATCGTCGTGCAGAGCTTCGGATCTCGTCGTCAGCACGGCCACCGAGGCGGGCTCTGGGGGGAAACCTCAGCACTTCGTGAGCGTGATCAACACTTGCAAGTGCGCGCAGAAGAACATCAAGCTGGCAAGCCCGGGCTTCAACCATTCCATCGATGTCTTCCCGGCCAGCGCCATCAGGCGGGACCGCGACGGCGTGCACTGCACCCTCATCGGCGGCCGCCCGGTGGGGCCTGCCCGGTCGGTTAGCTTCATCTACGAGTCGAGCGCAACCTTCAGCTTCAAGCCCGTCTCCTCCACCAGCGTCTGTTAG